The DNA window GCAATCGCTGCAAACAGGATCCCAGATACTCCTCCACTGGCACCGATGGCAGAATACCAGGGCTGTTTCTGATACAGGAACAGTGAAAAGATGTTCCCGAGCAGGATAGATCCCAGGTAAATAATAAGAAAGCCTATATTACCGAAAGCCTCTATGACCACCGGACCGAAAAAATACAGCGTAATCATATTGAACGCAAGGTGCATGATGTCCGCATGCAGGAATCCCGCCGAGATCAGGCGGATATATTCTTTCCTGTTCCGGATGGCGCCTACATTAAACTTGTATTGTTCAAAAATTGCGGTATTGTTAAAAGCAATAAAGCTGATAACGGCAGTTATAATAATGATGAGTATAAGAATATTCATAATCTTCCTAAATATTAATTTTCAAACAGGTCCCCGATCATTCCCCCTTCATCATCTATATTTCCGCTGCTTTCAGGTTCTTCCTCAGGTTCCGGTTCTTCTTCTTCATTCGTTTCCGGGATGGTGATATTGATGGCTTTTACCTTGAACTTGGTGAACTGGTTTCCGATGGCCTTAATCCCTTTTACGGCAATAAACTCATCGATATT is part of the Chryseobacterium camelliae genome and encodes:
- a CDS encoding rhomboid family intramembrane serine protease produces the protein MNILILIIIITAVISFIAFNNTAIFEQYKFNVGAIRNRKEYIRLISAGFLHADIMHLAFNMITLYFFGPVVIEAFGNIGFLIIYLGSILLGNIFSLFLYQKQPWYSAIGASGGVSGILFAAIAMYPNIGIYFFFIPIAIPGFVFGLVYFGYSVYMMLNPKPHDNIGHAAHLGGAFFGVVYAVLTQPAMAMSNALYIGIMALPLIYLSYEIFIRKRIG